In Ovis aries strain OAR_USU_Benz2616 breed Rambouillet chromosome 14, ARS-UI_Ramb_v3.0, whole genome shotgun sequence, a single genomic region encodes these proteins:
- the LOC101103749 gene encoding vomeronasal type-1 receptor 4-like: protein MSVHRDALRNPGELVLKTIFLFQVVAGALGNIILFFHSISPILFGQKKRRTDVILTHLVLANLLIILFSGIPHTMAVFVLRNPLNSLGCEFVYYVQRVARSTALCSPCVLSTYQAFSLTPRRAEWVVLRGRAPEVTGPSCCTCWVLSFLMSICVPLMITGPENTRNDTDNQGKWFCSPTAPYAGFRYLRFISDAVFLTLMVWSSGSMVLLLLRHHQRVQYIHTHTGHHRCPPETRAAHTTLMLVVTFVIFYVVTSIFSFYISALLDSCLWLIQTSSVLASCFSTVSPFQSLLRDPRTPRFCS from the coding sequence ATGTCTGTTCACAGAGATGCCCTGAGAAACCCAGGGGAGCTGGTTCTGAAAACCATCTTTCTGTTTCAGGTGGTGGCTGGGGCCCTGGGTAATATCATCCTTTTCTTCCACAGCATCTCTCCAATCTTATTTGGCCAGAAAAAGAGACGCACAGACGTGATTCTCACACACTTGGTGCTGGCCAATCTCCTGATTATTCTCTTCTCTGGGATTCCACACACAATGGCAGTTTTTGTTTTGAGGAACCCCCTGAACAGCCTTGGGTGTGAGTTTGTGTATTACGTACAGAGGGTGGCTCGCAGCACCGCCCTGTGCTCCCCCTGCGTCCTGAGCACCTATCAGGCCTTCAGTCTCACCCCCAGGAGGGCGGAGTGGGTGGTGCTCAGAGGAAGGGCCCCCGAGGTCACTGGCCCTTCCTGCTGCACCTGCTGGGTGCTCAGTTTCTTAATGAGTATCTGTGTTCCCTTGATGATTACTGGTCCAGAGAACACAAGAAATGATACTGACAATCAAGGGAAGTGGTTCTGCTCACCCACAGCTCCTTACGCAGGTTTTAGGTACTTGCGGTTCATCTCTGATGCCGTGTTTCTTACCCTCATGGTCTGGTCCAGTGGCTCCATGGTGCTTCTCCTGCTCAGACACCACCAGAGGGTGCAGTATATCCACACCCACACTGGGCACCACAGATGCCCCCCGGAGACCAGAGCCGCCCACACCACCCTGATGCTGGTGGTCACCTTCGTCATCTTCTACGTGGTgacttctattttttctttttatatcagtGCCCTTTTAGATTCTTGTCTATGGTTGATACAGACCTCTAGTGTCTTGGCTTCatgtttttccactgtttcccccttcCAGTCGCTCCTGAGGGATCCTAGAACTCCTAGGTTCTGCTCTTGA